The Triticum dicoccoides isolate Atlit2015 ecotype Zavitan chromosome 6A, WEW_v2.0, whole genome shotgun sequence genome has a window encoding:
- the LOC119316179 gene encoding splicing factor 3B subunit 2 → MVCDSAFENVRVGGGPAQIVWALTAQQTDPEPLWLTLLDPGALWPFLLLPSPSPTAMAADPSSDLANGAPAPAPADKKKSRESERRRRRRKQKKSKAPASDAAATDADAAADAEEDKPDSKPPVEIEVEYVPEEPDLADGLLADFKSIFDKFTFKEPVAAEDGEKKDEAADAAKKGSGSDSDDDDEQETQQKKKEGGISNKKKKLEQRMKIAELKQICNRPDVVEVWDATASDPKLLVYLKSYRNTVPVPRHWSQKRKFLQGKRGIEKQPFQLPDFIAATGIEKIRQAYIEKEDSKKLKQKQRERMQPKMGKMDIDYQVLHDAFFKYQTKPKLTSHGDLYYEGKEFEVKLREMKPGMLSRELKEALGMPEGAPPPWLINMQRYGPPPSYPSLKIPGLNAPIPPGATFGYRPGEWGKPPVDEHGRPLYGDVFGILQLDEPNYDEEPVDRSKHWGDLEEEEEEEEEDEEEEEEELMEDEDMEAGMQSVDTMSSTPTGVETPDVIDLRKQQRKESERPTDKQLYQVLEQKEEKIAPGTLYGSSHTYVVGAQDKAGVKRVDLLKNQKSDKVDVTIHPEELEVMDDVLAAKYEEAREEEKLRNQKEDFSDMVAENASKRKRKHEKDGKSSKKKDFKF, encoded by the exons ATGGTTTGTGATTCAGCTTTTGAGAAT GTCCGTGTCGGCGGCGGACCGGCCCAAATCGTTTGGGCCTTGACAGCCCAGCAGACCGACCCAGAACCGCTCTGGCTAACTTTACTTGACCCCGGAGCCCTCtggcccttcctcctcctcccctccccatCGCCGACCGCCATGGCCGCCGACCCTAGCTCCGACCTCGCCAACGGGGCCCCGGCCCCGGCCCCCGCCGACAAGAAGAAGTCGCGCGAgagcgagcgccgccgccgccgccggaagcaGAAGAAGAGCAAGGCGCCCGCTTCCGACGCCGCCGCCACGGACGCCGACGCGGCCGCAGATGCCGAGGAGGACAAGCCCGACTCCAAGCCCCCG GTGGAGATCGAGGTGGAGTACGTGCCGGAGGAGCCCGACCTCGCCGACGGCCTCCTCGCCGACTTCAAGAGCATCTTCGACAAGTTCACCTTcaaggagcccgtcgccgccgag GATGGGGAGAAGAAGGACGAGGCGGCCGACGCTGCGAAGAAGGGGTCGGGGTCTGActcggacgacgacgacgagcaGGAGACCCAGCAGAAAAAGAAGGAAGGGGGCATCTCCAACAAGAAGAAAAAG CTGGAACAAAGGATGAAGATTGCGGAGCTGAAGCAGATATGCAACAGGCCCGATGTTGTCGaa GTTTGGGATGCGACTGCGTCAGATCCGAAGTTACTTGTCTATCTGAAGTCTTACAGGAACACAGTACCTGTCCCAAGGCACTGGTCCCAAAAGAGGAAATTCTTGCAG GGCAAGAGAGGTATCGAAAAACAACCTTTCCAACTTCCTGACTTCATTGCTGCAACTGGAATAGAAAAAATAAGACAG GCATATATTGAGAAAGAGGATAGCAAAAAGTTGAAGCAGAAGCAGCGGGAGCGTATGCAGCCAAAAATGGGCAAGATGGATATAGATTATCAG GTTTTACACGACGCCTTCTTCAAATATCAAACAAAGCCAAAATTGACTAGTCATGGTGACCTTTACTACGAAGGGAAAGAGTTTGAG GTCAAACTCAGGGAAATGAAGCCAGGTATGCTGTCCCGAGAACTTAAAGAAGCTCTTGGTATGCCAGAAGGCGCACCGCCTCCATGGCTTATAAACATGCAG AGATATGGTCCTCCGCCCTCTTATCCTTCACTGAAGATTCCTGGTCTGAATGCCCCAATTCCTCCTGGTGCTACTTTTGGTTACCGGCCCGGGGAATGGGGAAAGCCTCCTGTGGATGAG CATGGACGCCCCCTCTACGGAGATGTTTTTGGTATCCTACAGCTGGATGAACCTAATTATGAT GAGGAGCCTGTTGACCGCAGCAAGCATTGGGGAGacttggaggaggaagaggaggaggaggaagaagatgaggaggaagaggaggaggagctaaTGGAAGATGAAGACATGGAAGCTGGCATGCAGTCTGTCGACACCATGTCAAG CACTCCCACCGGTGTGGAAACACCTGACGTCATTGATCTTCGGAAGCAACAGAGGAAAGAGTCTGAAAGGCCAACAGATAAGCAGTTATACCAG GTTCTTGAGCAGAAAGAGGAGAAAATCGCACCTGGAACCCTCTATGGATCAAGCCATAC GTATGTGGTTGGGGCACAGGATAAAGCTGGGGTTAAAAGG GTTGATCTTCTCAAGAATCAAAAGTCCGACAAAGTGGATGTCACCATACATCCCGAGGAGCTCGAGGTTATGGACGATGTTCTGGCAGCCAA GTATGAAGAAGCCCGGGAGGAGGAGAAGCTCCGGAACCAGAAGGAAGACTTCAGCGACATGGTGGCGGAG AACGCAAGCAAGAGGAAGAGAAAGCACGAGAAGGACGGGAAATCTTCCAAAAAGAAGGACTTCAAGTTCTAG